One Acetobacterium sp. KB-1 DNA segment encodes these proteins:
- a CDS encoding IS3 family transposase (programmed frameshift), with amino-acid sequence MSRKRRTWTPEEKAALVLEILREENTLAEISKKYDVSQQLLSRWKTEFIANMSAVFNKKNEDVDKLKQEHEDEKELLVKKIGELTLDVDWLKKKPNPNLSNEEKRTLIDWKHPFLTIKKQCQLLTLSRSTAYHEPIDVAPSKDEINIKNAIDRIHFEEPAYGVRRIRNELHKLGFHQVGRRLVRRYMMEMDIVCFYPGPNLSKRAKAAKTYPYLLRNLEINQPNQVWSIDITYIGTPNGFVYLTAIIDWYSRYIVGYTISNTLQTDMVTRVIKTAIQTYGAPEIINSDQGSQFTSNAYIDLIKSFKTTKISMDGKGRATDNIAIERFFRSYKWERLYLLYPETVTEVRAMTKEYIAKYNNERGHQRFNYKTPAAVFYENMALAA; translated from the exons ATGAGTAGAAAACGACGAACCTGGACCCCAGAGGAAAAAGCAGCCCTCGTGCTGGAAATCCTCAGAGAAGAAAATACGTTAGCCGAGATCTCTAAGAAGTATGATGTATCTCAGCAATTATTAAGCCGCTGGAAAACCGAATTTATCGCCAATATGTCCGCCGTCTTCAATAAGAAAAATGAAGATGTTGACAAACTCAAACAAGAGCATGAAGATGAAAAGGAGCTGCTCGTAAAGAAAATAGGCGAATTAACATTGGATGTCGATTGGCTTAAAAAAAAAC CAAATCCAAATCTCTCAAATGAAGAAAAAAGAACGTTAATTGATTGGAAGCACCCTTTCTTAACCATAAAAAAACAGTGCCAACTTCTGACGCTATCGCGATCAACAGCTTATCATGAACCCATAGATGTTGCGCCATCCAAAGATGAAATCAATATCAAAAACGCCATTGATCGTATTCATTTTGAGGAGCCAGCCTATGGCGTCAGACGAATCAGGAATGAATTGCATAAACTGGGCTTTCATCAAGTAGGCAGGCGTCTTGTCAGGCGTTATATGATGGAAATGGATATTGTTTGTTTCTATCCCGGCCCCAATCTGAGTAAGCGAGCCAAAGCAGCCAAAACTTATCCCTACCTGCTGAGAAATCTTGAAATTAACCAACCGAATCAGGTGTGGTCCATTGACATTACTTATATAGGAACCCCAAATGGATTTGTGTATTTAACCGCTATTATTGACTGGTATTCCCGTTATATTGTGGGATACACCATCAGCAACACCTTGCAAACCGACATGGTCACCCGTGTTATAAAAACCGCCATTCAAACCTATGGTGCACCTGAGATCATTAACAGTGACCAGGGCAGTCAGTTTACGTCAAATGCCTATATTGACCTGATTAAAAGCTTTAAAACGACAAAAATCAGCATGGACGGTAAAGGCCGTGCTACCGACAATATTGCCATTGAACGGTTTTTTCGATCATATAAATGGGAACGCCTGTATTTGCTGTACCCGGAAACCGTCACTGAAGTGAGAGCCATGACAAAGGAATACATCGCTAAATATAACAATGAGCGAGGTCACCAGCGATTCAATTACAAAACACCGGCAGCTGTATTCTATGAAAATATGGCATTGGCTGCCTAA
- the mobC gene encoding plasmid mobilization relaxosome protein MobC has protein sequence MEVIKIKKKTLCSLRLEKELSQDALATMLGVSRKKIYRYENGLTIPSDEIKQQLGLIFYLSRDDLDEVIKNTIDAAKEKSQTYPCTISFRCTADMYEKIETNAKMANMTVGQYVRETYAGGQLVVLDGLKDFSKDLTRIGTNLNQLTKLCHMGKINAPELKSVQKTLTEIYIKLNRIISK, from the coding sequence ATGGAGGTGATTAAGATAAAAAAGAAAACACTTTGCAGCTTGCGTCTGGAAAAAGAATTGTCCCAGGACGCCCTGGCAACGATGCTGGGAGTCTCACGAAAAAAGATTTATCGATATGAAAATGGGTTAACCATTCCCAGTGATGAAATAAAGCAGCAGCTGGGCCTGATCTTCTACCTGAGCCGGGATGATCTGGATGAAGTCATTAAAAATACCATTGACGCTGCCAAAGAAAAAAGCCAAACCTATCCCTGCACCATCTCGTTTCGTTGTACAGCGGATATGTATGAAAAAATAGAAACCAATGCAAAAATGGCCAACATGACAGTGGGCCAATATGTCAGAGAAACCTATGCCGGGGGGCAGTTAGTCGTTTTAGACGGACTCAAAGATTTTTCAAAGGATCTGACCAGGATCGGGACGAATCTTAATCAATTGACCAAGCTGTGTCATATGGGGAAGATCAATGCCCCGGAATTAAAATCAGTACAGAAAACACTAACGGAGATTTATATCAAGCTGAATCGTATTAT
- a CDS encoding helix-turn-helix domain-containing protein: MNLRLKTLRQQKNINQAELGKILDVGKTTISNYETGYSVPDLETVVKLADYFNVSTDYLLGRTDYPEMCTEQIFQTTNLLAENEIEVLEILRKVNDRQQIKLIGRIEEIVKQITSEKTNHNNETGDFKSSAAPSTLSKKEVG, from the coding sequence ATGAATCTGCGATTGAAAACACTTCGACAACAAAAAAATATTAACCAAGCTGAACTCGGAAAAATTTTAGATGTGGGAAAAACAACCATATCGAATTACGAAACAGGTTATAGTGTTCCTGACCTTGAAACTGTGGTCAAGCTTGCGGATTATTTTAATGTGTCTACCGATTATTTGCTTGGTCGAACTGATTATCCTGAAATGTGCACGGAGCAAATATTCCAAACTACGAATTTACTTGCTGAAAATGAAATAGAAGTCCTTGAGATTCTAAGAAAAGTAAACGATCGTCAGCAGATTAAACTTATTGGCCGTATTGAAGAAATTGTTAAGCAAATTACTAGTGAAAAGACAAATCACAATAATGAAACTGGTGATTTTAAGTCCAGCGCTGCCCCATCTACTCTCTCGAAAAAAGAAGTTGGATAG
- a CDS encoding ParB N-terminal domain-containing protein — MADYSESSIYARIEVNRLIDFKNHIFTKYNESEMKSMMESIEDMGVTDPILVRPHNEYEGMFEIISGHNRVQACKRLGKRDIHAVIYEELKDDSAAELMLIETNIKKRNLNDFKISEKAKIVARRYKLMKNLNKRKDQLSDIERSKFNELEKDNPFNIGTRQIFYYVQIDDNLTTGLKDLCDSGKLGVKSAVELSYLSDAEQDVVRSFMLDGNKLSYHKANIIRKKAESVEISIEVLNDIFNDKALKKKPEKTFKISPEIIEKYFPDLEDEGDIQMTVELALDQYFSQSS, encoded by the coding sequence ATGGCTGATTATTCTGAATCTTCAATTTATGCTAGAATTGAAGTTAATCGTCTCATTGATTTCAAGAATCACATTTTTACCAAGTATAATGAAAGTGAAATGAAATCGATGATGGAAAGTATTGAAGATATGGGAGTGACAGATCCGATCCTGGTTCGACCACATAATGAGTATGAGGGGATGTTTGAGATTATTTCCGGCCATAATCGTGTGCAAGCCTGTAAAAGACTCGGAAAAAGAGATATCCATGCGGTTATCTATGAGGAATTAAAAGACGATAGCGCTGCTGAACTGATGCTCATTGAAACAAATATAAAAAAACGCAACCTCAATGATTTCAAAATATCTGAGAAAGCAAAAATTGTAGCCAGACGTTATAAACTGATGAAGAACTTAAATAAAAGAAAAGATCAATTATCAGATATTGAACGATCTAAATTCAATGAATTGGAAAAGGACAATCCTTTCAATATTGGTACACGACAGATTTTTTATTACGTACAGATTGATGATAATCTGACCACAGGGTTAAAAGATCTCTGTGATTCAGGGAAACTGGGTGTCAAGTCGGCAGTGGAGCTGTCTTATCTTTCTGATGCCGAACAGGATGTGGTGAGATCCTTTATGCTGGATGGAAATAAGCTATCCTATCATAAAGCAAACATCATCCGGAAAAAAGCGGAAAGTGTCGAAATTTCGATTGAAGTGCTCAATGATATCTTTAATGATAAGGCTTTAAAAAAGAAGCCGGAAAAGACCTTTAAAATCTCACCAGAGATTATCGAAAAATACTTTCCAGATCTGGAGGATGAAGGTGACATCCAGATGACGGTTGAGTTGGCATTGGATCAGTATTTTTCTCAAAGCAGTTAA
- a CDS encoding relaxase/mobilization nuclease domain-containing protein, whose product MAVFKIIKFKHGQTKTGMRHCIDYTKKMEAENHLVSTINCSSESAYEEFMLIKNMYNKDSGRLYIHAEQSFPPEIQDMQLVHEIGRRLIEETDIFNGFQVVIGTHTDRDHIHNHFCINSVNAETGEKWHISKADLEDIKNKSMELCREENIRIWWDKQNDQDQVIQPEDNNEKLHTVKQGEYEKQKQGQSWKYELFLAVKECVKHSFSQDEFITNMEKLGYEVQWDHHKHITFTTPDGKKCRNNKLYPPERFTKEKLLEQFERNCQRRSERTKKMHQKEMDEFARNARNILTALRSGKSKESNYYPLTHMKKKLEGEALKEKIKQKENSSYDWEHEL is encoded by the coding sequence ATGGCAGTATTTAAAATCATCAAATTCAAGCATGGACAAACTAAAACCGGAATGCGGCACTGTATTGATTACACCAAGAAAATGGAAGCAGAAAATCACCTTGTGTCAACCATAAACTGTTCGTCTGAGAGTGCCTATGAAGAATTTATGCTGATCAAAAATATGTATAACAAGGATAGTGGACGGCTATATATTCATGCCGAACAGAGCTTTCCACCAGAAATACAGGATATGCAGCTTGTCCATGAAATCGGACGCCGACTGATAGAAGAAACCGATATTTTTAACGGTTTCCAGGTCGTCATTGGAACCCATACGGATCGGGATCATATCCATAACCATTTCTGCATCAACTCAGTCAATGCTGAAACCGGTGAAAAATGGCATATCAGCAAAGCGGATCTGGAGGACATCAAGAATAAATCCATGGAGTTGTGTCGGGAGGAAAATATCCGGATCTGGTGGGATAAGCAAAATGACCAGGATCAGGTGATTCAGCCTGAAGACAATAATGAAAAGCTTCATACGGTTAAACAGGGAGAATATGAAAAGCAGAAACAGGGACAGAGCTGGAAGTATGAATTATTTCTGGCTGTTAAAGAGTGCGTAAAGCATTCCTTTAGCCAGGATGAATTTATAACCAATATGGAAAAACTTGGTTATGAAGTCCAATGGGATCATCATAAGCATATCACGTTTACGACACCGGATGGTAAAAAGTGCAGAAATAATAAACTCTATCCGCCGGAGCGGTTTACTAAAGAAAAATTACTGGAGCAGTTTGAGAGAAATTGCCAAAGAAGAAGTGAGCGGACGAAAAAAATGCACCAGAAAGAAATGGATGAATTTGCTAGAAATGCCAGGAATATTCTTACCGCTTTACGATCCGGCAAGAGTAAGGAGTCTAATTATTATCCATTAACTCACATGAAAAAGAAACTGGAAGGAGAAGCGCTAAAAGAAAAGATCAAGCAAAAAGAAAACAGTAGCTATGATTGGGAACATGAATTATAA
- a CDS encoding DUF2513 domain-containing protein — translation MKLNHDCVRDLLLYIEDNLQHGSSLCAQNVILKPYENHDIIYTAVKLSEANFIEATKMNYISDLIPVIHIHSLTWDGHKFLDNIRDDRVWADTKEVTADFSSVSLRVIENVAVQIITALINRQICNNTDLNLK, via the coding sequence ATGAAGCTGAACCATGACTGTGTCCGAGATCTATTACTATACATTGAAGATAACCTCCAGCATGGTTCTTCTTTATGTGCACAGAATGTAATTCTTAAACCTTATGAAAACCATGACATAATTTACACAGCGGTCAAACTTTCTGAAGCAAATTTCATTGAGGCCACAAAAATGAATTATATCAGCGACTTAATTCCTGTTATCCATATCCACTCATTAACATGGGATGGTCACAAATTTCTTGATAATATTCGAGATGATCGAGTATGGGCTGATACAAAAGAAGTGACTGCAGACTTTTCATCAGTATCACTAAGAGTCATTGAAAATGTCGCGGTTCAAATAATCACAGCATTAATTAACAGACAAATTTGTAATAATACAGATCTCAATTTGAAATAA
- a CDS encoding ParA family protein, whose amino-acid sequence MEKKCTTIAIVNQKGGVGKTTSTYNLGWELGKLGKKVLLVDLDSQGNLTMQSGVQRPDELRMTISTLMTKSIYDEELPDKEDVILHKEMVDLLPSNIELSNVEIQLVNATMREFVLKGILDEYKTDYDYVLIDCMPSLLMLPINALAAADMVVIPVAPEFWAVKGIEALFNTIKTVKKKHINRKLVIGGILITKYTPKLKSTKEMENIIMDVFGERIHVYDSKIPSLSKVADAGKLSLSVRELHDKFTIKREKESIIKAVEAYESLAKELVEN is encoded by the coding sequence ATGGAAAAGAAATGTACGACAATTGCAATTGTTAATCAAAAAGGCGGTGTCGGAAAAACCACATCAACCTATAACTTGGGATGGGAATTAGGTAAATTAGGGAAAAAGGTGTTGCTGGTCGATCTGGACTCCCAGGGTAACTTGACTATGCAATCGGGGGTGCAAAGACCGGATGAACTGAGAATGACCATATCGACATTGATGACAAAATCGATTTATGATGAAGAACTTCCTGATAAAGAAGATGTCATCTTGCATAAAGAAATGGTTGATCTTCTCCCTTCGAATATTGAGTTATCGAATGTAGAAATTCAGCTGGTGAATGCAACCATGAGAGAGTTTGTTCTCAAAGGAATTCTTGATGAGTATAAAACCGACTATGATTATGTGCTTATTGACTGTATGCCGTCACTGCTTATGCTGCCGATCAATGCCTTGGCAGCAGCAGATATGGTCGTTATACCGGTTGCTCCAGAGTTTTGGGCAGTTAAAGGGATCGAAGCATTATTTAATACGATCAAAACGGTTAAGAAGAAACACATCAATCGGAAATTGGTGATTGGCGGAATTTTGATTACAAAGTATACGCCAAAACTAAAATCAACCAAAGAGATGGAAAATATTATTATGGATGTGTTTGGTGAACGGATCCACGTATATGATTCTAAAATACCATCATTATCCAAAGTAGCTGATGCTGGGAAGTTATCTCTTAGTGTCAGAGAATTGCATGACAAATTTACGATCAAAAGAGAAAAAGAAAGCATTATCAAAGCGGTTGAAGCATACGAGAGTTTAGCAAAAGAATTAGTTGAAAATTAA
- a CDS encoding ParB/RepB/Spo0J family partition protein, translating into MENQKNYDSMFNLDDDEDSCLVMIETDRLIGFGDHIFAPYSEVDMLELMKSIELRGLLTPIIIRDHPTETGMFEILAGHNRVNACKRLGIGKIHARIMENISEDESKLIVIETNLMQRNIEDFKLSDRARIITEWHKLIKKQGLRTDLLKENTEDHHSEKDEEKPFHLGKSQICNYVRINDFLFSDLKDLMDLGKLSIKSSVELSFLEEADQELVRDLINDGIRITDSKAKAIKKLSLDEGLTKESLERLLYQKDNEKKKILKIPTILLTKYFGNKGEAEIIYILELALSKYFENSEK; encoded by the coding sequence GTGGAGAATCAAAAAAATTACGATAGTATGTTTAATCTTGATGACGACGAGGATAGCTGTTTGGTCATGATTGAAACAGATCGTTTGATTGGATTTGGTGATCATATTTTTGCACCTTATTCGGAAGTGGATATGTTAGAACTGATGAAAAGTATAGAGTTAAGAGGGCTTCTGACACCTATTATTATTAGAGATCACCCCACTGAAACTGGGATGTTTGAAATATTGGCTGGACACAACCGGGTCAATGCTTGTAAGCGCCTGGGAATCGGAAAGATCCATGCCAGGATTATGGAGAACATCTCGGAAGATGAATCTAAACTAATTGTAATAGAAACGAATCTGATGCAGCGTAATATTGAAGACTTCAAATTATCTGATCGGGCCAGAATTATCACGGAGTGGCATAAACTAATAAAAAAACAGGGACTAAGAACGGATCTATTAAAAGAGAATACGGAAGACCATCACAGTGAAAAGGATGAGGAAAAACCATTTCACTTGGGAAAATCTCAAATATGTAATTATGTCAGAATAAATGATTTTCTATTTAGTGATTTAAAGGACTTAATGGATTTAGGTAAACTATCGATCAAGTCCTCAGTCGAATTAAGTTTTCTTGAGGAAGCTGATCAGGAACTGGTTCGGGATTTGATTAATGATGGCATTAGAATCACAGATTCAAAAGCTAAGGCAATAAAAAAACTTTCCCTGGATGAAGGATTAACGAAAGAATCGCTGGAACGATTATTGTACCAGAAAGATAATGAAAAAAAGAAAATACTCAAAATTCCAACGATTCTATTAACAAAGTATTTTGGGAACAAAGGAGAAGCTGAGATTATTTATATTCTGGAATTGGCCTTATCAAAATATTTTGAAAATAGTGAAAAGTAA
- a CDS encoding replication initiator protein A → MNYFTMYDADQFAFIRVPKELMTNPVYKTLSAESKLLYGVLLDRVSLSRKNNWVDELGRVFIIYTRKEIMEIMGAADKKITRLFNELKEKSLVEEKRQGLQKPNLIYVGKFLENMIVNSRAPTEMEEMHYNCYLLQNRQNNDSGYVKMTIPEPSKQRLNNTNINNTDISNTEILFSQSNNVSAKNELSMKDGLTEFEKIDFYFETKVFSENRESQVNDQIIDDIKMNLLDMYFAPATVVNGDSKCQELVRAALMRLEPIHIDNIIHKFKNITDRIVNSKAYIQTMLYNESLETNLFMVNQVAIDIADWKD, encoded by the coding sequence ATGAATTATTTTACGATGTATGATGCAGACCAGTTTGCATTCATTAGAGTACCTAAAGAATTAATGACTAATCCGGTGTATAAAACTCTGTCTGCAGAAAGCAAGCTGCTTTATGGGGTACTGTTAGACCGGGTAAGTTTATCCAGAAAGAATAACTGGGTTGACGAATTGGGGCGGGTATTCATTATCTACACCCGTAAAGAAATAATGGAAATTATGGGTGCTGCGGATAAGAAAATCACCAGACTCTTCAATGAATTGAAAGAAAAAAGTCTCGTTGAGGAAAAAAGACAGGGACTACAAAAACCAAATTTGATTTATGTTGGTAAGTTTCTTGAGAATATGATAGTAAATAGTAGAGCTCCCACAGAGATGGAAGAAATGCATTATAATTGCTATTTGTTGCAGAACCGTCAAAACAACGATTCTGGATACGTCAAAATGACGATTCCGGAACCGTCAAAACAACGACTAAATAATACTAATATAAATAATACTGATATTAGTAATACTGAGATTCTATTCAGTCAGTCAAACAATGTCTCGGCTAAAAATGAGTTAAGCATGAAAGATGGATTGACGGAATTTGAAAAGATTGATTTCTACTTTGAAACGAAAGTGTTTTCGGAGAATAGAGAATCACAAGTCAATGATCAAATTATCGATGATATTAAAATGAATTTGTTGGACATGTATTTTGCGCCTGCAACAGTGGTCAATGGTGACAGTAAATGCCAGGAGTTAGTGAGAGCAGCACTAATGCGTCTGGAGCCAATTCATATTGACAATATTATTCATAAATTTAAAAATATCACGGATCGAATTGTCAATTCAAAAGCATACATTCAAACCATGCTTTACAATGAATCACTCGAAACGAACCTGTTTATGGTTAACCAAGTGGCCATTGATATTGCTGACTGGAAGGATTAG
- a CDS encoding helix-turn-helix domain-containing protein, translated as MNRIIFLRSEKSWTQTQLGYILKVKNSAILKYESEKVPLTAETIKELAKIFKVTTDYLLCVSDDPKEYSTYFSVSESLLTENEEELLEVFRKVNEQQQIKLIGRIEEIVKQITSEETNHNDETGGFKSGLVPSTLSKKEVG; from the coding sequence GTGAATAGAATTATATTTTTAAGATCTGAAAAAAGTTGGACCCAAACACAATTAGGCTATATTCTCAAAGTCAAAAATTCCGCTATTTTGAAATATGAATCTGAGAAAGTTCCTTTAACAGCTGAAACGATCAAAGAACTTGCAAAAATATTTAAAGTTACAACCGATTATCTTTTGTGTGTTTCTGATGACCCTAAAGAGTATTCTACATATTTTTCAGTGTCCGAAAGTTTGCTTACTGAAAATGAAGAAGAATTACTTGAAGTGTTCAGAAAAGTAAATGAACAACAACAGATTAAACTTATTGGCCGTATTGAAGAAATCGTTAAGCAAATTACTAGTGAAGAAACAAATCACAATGATGAAACCGGTGGTTTTAAGTCCGGCCTTGTCCCATCTACTCTCTCGAAAAAAGAAGTTGGCTAG
- a CDS encoding helix-turn-helix transcriptional regulator, with the protein MKLIYTDRLKEEREKCGYSYADMSKLLGYKSPSTYMYIEKGRTTPKLDVMISISSIFSKPIEYFFNFEVQENWINRRD; encoded by the coding sequence ATGAAATTAATATACACAGATAGATTAAAAGAAGAAAGAGAAAAATGCGGATACTCCTATGCTGATATGTCAAAACTACTAGGATATAAAAGCCCGAGTACTTACATGTACATAGAGAAAGGAAGAACTACACCGAAGTTAGATGTAATGATTTCGATATCGAGCATATTTTCTAAACCGATCGAATATTTTTTTAACTTCGAAGTCCAAGAAAATTGGATAAACAGAAGAGATTGA